Genomic segment of Fusobacterium sp. SYSU M8D902:
TAATATTTTATTACATTTTTATTATTTTAACAATGATTTTTTTTAATTTTTCTAAGAAAGTTGATTCTGTATGCACATATCTACTGTATTTTATTTTTATTCTCTTCATTCCCTGACCACACTCTAATCTCTTTAATTTTCGCTCTCTATTTCCTCTGTCTCACTATCCTCAACAACTATTTTTTTCTTTTTTGCCTCACCATTTTTTAGAATCTCAAGTACTTTTTCCTCTATCATTTTAAAAAGTTCCTTTTCCTCTTCTAGTCTATTCTTAACATTTTCCTTTCCCTGTCCTAGTCTGATATCTCCAAAACTAAACCAAGCTCCAGACTTTGAAACAATGTCATTATCTAAAGCTAATTCAAATATCTCTCCTACTCTTGTTATTCCTTTACCATACATTATTTGAAAATTAGCCTCTTTAAATGGTGGTGCTACCTTATTTTTAGTTATTTTTACAACAGTTTCATTCCCTATTATCTCATCTCCCTGCTTTACACTTCCAACTTTTTTCACTTCCATTCTAACTGAAGCATAAAACTTTAATGCCTTTCCTCCTGTTGTTGTAGTCTGAGGTCCAAATCCAAAACTTCCTATCTTATCTCTTATCTGATTTATAAATATCATAGTAGTTTTTGATTTATTTAGAGATCCTGTTAATTTTCTTAAAGCTTTCGACATCAATCTTGCCTGTAATCCCATTTGTTGATCTGACATCTCACCATCTATTTCAGCTTTAGGTACTAGAGCAGCTACAGAGTCAATAACAATCAAATCTACAGCCCCAGATCTCACTAACATATCAGCAATCTCCAATGCCTGTTCTCCATAATCTGGTTGTGATATCAATAATTCATCTACATTAACTCCTAAAACTTTAGCATATTCAGGATCTAATGCATGTTCAGCATCAATATAAGCCACTATTCCATTATTTTTTTGAGCTTGTGCTACAACATGAAGAGCTATCGTTGTTTTTCCTGAACTCTCTGCACCATAGATCTCTACTATCCTTCCCTTAGGAACACCATTAACACCTAGAGCTATATCTATATTTAGACTTCCTGTAGATATAACATCTATCTCCATATTAAGATTGCTCCCCAACTTCATAATGGAACCCTCTCCAAAATCTTTTGTAATCTTTGTAAGTGCCTGTTCCAAAGCTTTTTCTTTACTCATCTCTTCTTTTTTTACAGCCATGTTCATCACCTATTCTTTATTTATAAAAATTGTATATCTATATCTATTAATAATATAGCACATTATAATTATTTTGTAAATATAATTTTCTATAAATATAGATAAGAAGAAATTTAACTTTTTTTTACTCTAGTTTTATGCTATAATTCAGTTAATCTTATAAAACATTATATTGATTTGGGTGAACAGATATATGTATATGAATTTTTTGAAAAAGTACTCTCTCTGGGTATTTTCTATATTTGTAAATTCTTTTGGAAACTGTTTGTTAATAAAAAGTAATATTGGTAGTGGTCCATGGATAGCGGCTAGTATGGGGATTGCACGATCTTCACATCTACAGATAGGTGTCTGTACTATAATTTTAAATTTTTTAGTCTATATACCTATTATCATTATATCTAAAAAGTTTAATCTTTTTAGATTGATAGGTTCATTTTTTGTAGCCTATATCTTTGGAATATTTTTAGATATGTTTTTAAATCTCTTTTCTACTATTTCATTTGAAAACTATCTATTGAGAATTTTAATATTTTTAATTGGAGATACAGTACTTTCAGCTGGAATTTCGGTCTATCTTAGATTAAATATAGCTCTCAATCCATTTGATCAATTTTTACAAACGGTTAACGAATATTTAATCTCTGATATTAAAAAAGCTAATCTTGTCTATTTAGGAGTTCCTCTTATTTTGGCAATTAGCTTTGGAATATATAATGGTTTTGATTTTACAGGAATTGGAATAGGAACACTAATTATGTTTCTCTTTAATGGAGTTTTTATTAAATTTTTCCACAAAAGAATTTCCATTCCTTCTGAAATCTTATTTCCTAGAAGATACATACAAAAACATTAAAAATTTTTATTAATATAATTAGGAGGATATTAGATGAAAAATATATTAGTTACTGGTGGTGCTGGTTATATTGGAAGTCATGCTGTGGCTGAACTTCTTGATTCAGGATATGAGGTTGTAGTTGTAGACTCTCTTGAAAATGGTTTTATAGAGTTAGTTGATAAAAGAGCTAAATTTTATCAAGGAAATGTTCAAGATTCTTCTATTATGGATACTATATTTTCAGAAAATAAAATAGATGCTGTTATGCATTTTGCTGGATATATAAAAGTCCCTGAAAGTGTTGTTGAACCTAACAAATACTATCTTAACAATACTTATACTGTAATGTGTCTTATAGAATCAATGAGAAAACACAATGTTAAAAATATTGTATTCTCATCTACAGCTGCTGTATATGGAGATGTAAAAGAGCCTGAGCCAGTTGAAGAGACTCACTCAACACTTCCTATCAATCCATATGGAATGAGTAAATTGATGTCTGAGAGAATTATTATGGATTCAGCTGCTGCTTATGGATTAAACTACTCTATTTTCAGATATTTTAATGTTGGTGGAGCACATGAAAAACATAATATCGGACAAAAAGGTGAGGGGATAACTGCTCTTATTCCACTTATATTAAAAGCTGCTAAAGGAGATATTCCTAAGCTATCTATCTATGGAAATGATTTTGATACTAAAGATGGAACTGGAATTAGAGATTATATACATGTTGTTGATCTAGTAAGAGCACACATTCTATCACTTAATAAGTTAGCTGAAAATAAAAGCAATATCTACAATTTAGGAAATGGTAATGGATTCTCTGTTTTAGAGATGCTAAACTCTGCTAAAGAGGTTACAAAAATAGATATACCTGCTGAATTTACTGGTAGAAGAGCTGGAGATCCACCTTGTGTTATTGCCTCTAGTAAAAAAGCTGTGGCTGAGCTTAACTGGAAACCAGTTTATACTGATGTTAAAGACATTATAAGAACAGCTTGGGAATGGAATTTAAGAAATAAAATCTAAATCAATTACAAAAGAGTGGTATAGTTTCCCATACCACTCTCTTTTATTACTTATCAAATTTTACTTCTGCTTCTGCTACGATCATATTTACAAATTCATCTAATTTCATTGAAACTTGCTCTTGTGATCCTCTTCTTCTTACATTAACTTCTCTGTTCTCAACTTCATTTTTACCTATGATTAATTGAACAGGAACTTTGTATTTTCCATTAGCTTCTCTAATTTTGTAACCTATAGATTCAGCTCTATCATCTAACTCAACTCTTATTCCTTTTTCTAATAAGATATTGTATATCTCTTTTGCATATGGAACTGTTTCATCACTGATAGTTAATAGTTTTACTTGAGTAGGTGCTAACCATAATGGGAAAGCTCCAGCATAGTGCTCAATTAAGATTCCAATGAATCTCTCTATTGAACCATACACAACTCTATGTATCATAACTGGTCTATGTTTCTCTCCATCTTCTCCTATATAGCTTATATCAAATCTCTCTGGTAAGTTAAAGTCTAACTGGATAGTTCCACATTGCCAAGTTCTTCCAATAGCATCTTTAATTTTGAAGTCTAATTTTGGTCCGTAGAATGCTCCATCTCCAGGATTTAATTTATATGGTTTTCCAATTTTATCTAAAGCTCCTGCTAGTGCTGATTCAGCTTTTTCCCAAATCTCATCTGATCCTATAGCTTTTTCAGGTTTAGTAGATAGTTCTATATGATACTCGAATCCAAATAATTTACTATAGAACTTATCAATTAAGTTTACTACTCCTATAATTTCACTCTCTATTTGCTCTGGAGTCATAAAGATATGAGCGTCATCTTGAGTGAAACATCTTACTCTCATAAGTCCATGTAATGCTCCTGAAAACTCGTGTCTATGTACAGTTCCAAGCTCTCCACATCTAATCGGTAAATCTTTATATGAGTGTAATTGGTGTTTGTAAGTTATTACTCCTCCTGGACAGTTCATAGGTTTGATTGCAAATTCAGTCTCATCTATTGTTGATGTATACATATTTTCTCTATAGTTAAACCAGTGTCCTGAAGTTTCCCATAACTCTTTATTTAGCATAATTGGTGTCATTATCTCTGTATATCCAGCAAGTGTATGCTCTCTCTTCCATAGATTTATAAGAGTATTTCTAATAGCCATTCCTTTTGGTAAGAATATTGGGAATCCTGGTCCATACTCACTCATAAAGAATAACTCTAACTCTTTTCCTAATTTTCTATGATCTCTCTTCTCTGCCTCTTCTAATAGTGTTAAATAATCTTTTAATTTTTTCTCATCTGAAAAAGCAAATCCATATATTCTTTGTAACATCTTATTGTTTGAGTCTCCTCTCCAATAAGCTCCTGCTACTGATTTTAATTTAAAAGCTTTTAGGTATGAAGTAGAAGGTACGTGAGGTCCTCTACATAGATCCATAAACTCACCCTGTTTATAGAAAGATAACATCTCACCTTGAGCTATCTCTTTTATTATCTCTACTTTATACTCTTCTCCTAACTCTTCAAAATGCTTTATTGCATCCTCTCTAGTCATCATTATTCTTTCAATTTTTTCGTTCTCTTTAACAATTTTTTTCATTTCAGCTTCTATTTTAGCTAAATCTTCCTCTGTAAATTGAACTTTTGGATCGAAATCATAATAAAATCCATTCTCTATAGCTGGTCCAATTGCAACTTTTGTTCCTGGAAAAAGTCTCACTACTGCTTGTGCCATAAGGTGAGCTGTAGAGTGTCTTATAACCTCTTCTCCATCTTCAGTATCAGGAGTTATAAACTCCACCTTAGCTTCCCCGTTTAATAAAGTTGACATATCAACCAATTCATCATTCACTTTAGCAGCTACTGATTTTTTAGCTAGTGAATTGCTTATACTTTTAGCTATTGTAAATAAGTTTACTTCTCCTTCAAACTCCTTTACATCTCCACTTGGTAATATCGCTTTCATAATTTTTCCTCCTATTATATCATCAATTTTTCATCTTTTAATCTACTATATCCTCTACTTTCAATCCGTCAAACATATAGGTTTCTGGCTTAGTTTTCTTATCTACACCAGTATCAGCACCTATACCAAATATTGGATTGCTTGGGAAGGTTAGAAGTGTAAATTGAAGAGCTGCTCTCCACTCATAATCTCTAGCACTTAAAACATACTCTTTCTCAAATGCCAGTGACCATTGATAGTATCCCATCTCTTTTCCAATCTCTATTCCTAATCCATCTAAAGATGATTTTCTAGCTCTCTCGTCACTACTTTGTTTTATCTCTCCTGTCAGATCTTCATAGAACTTAGCATAAGTTTTTAAAGTCCAACCTTCACTTGGTTTACCAATCTTCGTTACTAGGCTTATCTTATGTTCTCTATCTACTTTGCCCCATTCTTTGGCTTTAACACCTTTTTTATCTCTCCAACTAGAATTTTCCTCAATTTCATATCCTATACCAAATCTATTTTGTGAATAGAATACTCCAGCTTGTATCTCTTCAAGAGAGTCCCAGTAGTCCTCTGTCATCTTGTATCTAGCTTCGTTTCTCTGTAACATCAAATTAACTCTGAAATTACGTTTATACTCTGCCATATTTGTAAAATCATCATAGATACTTCTATTCAATTTAAAATCTACATGATTTCTCTCTCTATTTCTCAATATATCTCTAACTCTATATATCTCTTGTGGAGTCAATGAGTTAGAATCCTTATCAAACTCTATCTCTGCATATCTTCTCAACTCATCATCACTAAATCTCTTATCTCTATATTCATAGTTAAATGAGATTATATCTGAGTTTTGAAGGTTATATCCTAAATTACTATCTCTAGCACCTTTTTCATTGTGGTTATAGATCTCATAAGTCGCTCTATAGTAATTCTCTACATCTCCACCATCTAAGAAAGATACTCCATAAATTTGGTTTTTAACATCTAGCTCTTCCTCTGGTGTCTTATAGTTTCTTCTATTATCTCTACCTTCACTAAAATCTAGTCCTAATCTATTATCTCCAAAAGTATATTCATATGAATAGGTATTCAATCTAATTTTTTCTTTAGCATTATCTATATTCAATCCATTGTTGTATTTAGGATCTATATCCCAAATTTTTGAATCTATACTATTGTTTTGATAAGACAATCTATGATCTCCTAAATAGTAAGTCACACCATAGTCTCTAAAAGTGTAGTAGTTATAATTCTCTTTATTTAAAGTCTCATCTGTATACTTTTTATCTTCACCATAATTTAAAACTAATGATTTATCTCCATCTATTTTAAATTCTAGATCATTTTTTACAACTTCATTATTTAATTTGTTAGTAGCTGGATTTTCTGCTCTTTTGTAATCTATAGTATATATAGTTTCAGTGTTCCCAACTGTGGTATTAATACTATCCTTCACTTGGTATATATTATCTTTATTTTTTAATCTTATATACTCAGCACTTCTTCCATTAGTATCTTCACCAAAATTTACACTTCCAGAATCATAGTCATATCTTTGATAAAATAACGTCAAATTATTAGCCATAGATAGATCTATAGTTCTATCTCTATTCTCTTCGTTATTAAATACAGTCATTGTATGATTTAACTTCAATTGAGTTCTTAATGTAGAATCCTCTCCACTAGCAAAATTTCCTTTTCCATTATTGCTATATGGATTGTAACCACTGGTATACTTATCGTATCTAAGTCCTCCAAACAGAGCAATCTCTCCAAAGTTATCTAAAGAGATCTCATCTCTTTGAGCACTCACTTCATAGAAATCTGAATTATTAATATATTTTCTATATCCATCAGCTGTATAAATTCCGGTTCTATCCCAGAACTCCTCCTCTGTCTTTCCACCAGCAAAAGTAAATTTAGTAGTATCATTGAATATATCTACATAACCTCTTTTTTGCTCAAAATTGCTATAAATAATATCTTCAAATCTATTATACTGCTTACTTCTTTCATTTCCTTTTATAACTTTTTCTCTCAATGGATCATTATCAAGATTTAGCTCTCTGATCTCTGAATAGTAATCATACCCTGGCTTTATCTTGTAATCCCCTATAAAATCATACTCTCCAAAAGATACTCTCAAATCTTTTGTATCAAACTCATTATACTCTTTTACCATACTTGGAGAATAATCAGCTTTAAATTTACTACCATACATACTATTGTATTTAAGTAGGCTATCCAACTTCGGATCTCTCTCCCAAAGTCCAAGCTTTCTAAATCTATCTCCGTTTTTCTCATCATAAGAGAATCCTACTTTAGTTTCCTTATCTAAGTATTCAAAACCAAAATCCTCTGCTCTAGATTGAGTATCATCAAATGTTGATCCTGGATCCATATCGTATAAATAATTATAGTATCCACCTATTTTATAGCTCTTATTGTCTTTATATAACTCCACCTGACTAAATAGATCGTTATCTATACTACTTCCATAAGATACATCATCTATATCATCATATACCATTAAAGCATAAGCTTTTTTATCATCAGTTAATTTCAACTTACTCTTTAACGTTATATCCTTATCAGCACCTAGATTTTTTAAATCAGCATCCATACTGAAAAAACTCATAGTTTTAGTCAGATCAGGTCTTACTCCCTCTTCCTCTTTCGCTCCAAATCTATTGTTGTTTGTATAGTCTACTACTATATCTTCCAACCTAGGTATCATATTATAAGTTGCATTTATAGTGTTAAAATACAGTTTCCCATACTCAGCATCATATTCGTGAGTATAGTTCACTCTGTATCTTTTCTTTTTTTCTTCATGCTCTAAATACTTTCCAGCATCTTTCATAGGATCTAATTTACTTGTATCTAAACTCTTCTCCTTAGAATGAACTAACCAATCATCTACATCCAACTTCATAGTTCCAAAGTTATCAGTTTTATACCAGTTCTCCCATCTACCTACCAAAACACCCATAGTATCAGCAAATTTCGGAGCAAATCCACCTATATACTTATCTCCTCTATCTCCATACAAAAATCCCCAAGAAACATTCCAACCATAGTAGTCGTCTGTTCCCCACTGAGGAAACAATGGTACTTGTGAACCTTGTCTTATATTAGCTCTATACCAAGGAAATCTAAATGGTAGTCTACTTTTATCTCCAAGAAAGAAATCACTATTTTTTAAAGTAATTTGCTTATCAGGCTCTATTATTATATTTTCAGATAAGAAATGATATCCTGCATCATTTGGATCTTTCGTTTTCATTATGTTAAAATCCGTTGTAAGCCATCCATCATTTATGAAAATTTTATTATCTTTATACTGAATCTTATCCCCACCAAAATATATATTATTATTTGGTGCTTCAGCTCCAGTTACTTTAGAGACATCTAAATATCCAAAATTTTTATAAAATTCCCCATCTGTTCCTGCAAGTGATACATTCCCACCCTCTAATGACTGTAGGCTCAAGTCTCCTACCTCATTAGAAAAAAGCGTTTGAAGTTCTCCATTCACATAAGCTCTATTCTTTTCAATATCTCTTCTTATATCATAGGCCTTTAGTTCTAAATCTCCCTGTTTTAAATTTATTCCATTTTTTGATTTTAATGTATTATTTAATAGGTCGATCTCTACCTCATCTGTTCCTGCTAATATTGCCCCTTCTCTCTCTTTTTTCAATTCGATTTGAGTGGCTGAAGAAGATAAATTTGAAACTGCTGGAATCTCTTCCAGTTTTATTCCAAAAACTATATATGATACAACTACGAATGCTACTGCTAATCTTATCCTATCCCTCATAATCTAATCCTCTCTGCAAACTGAATATTATTAGATAATTATACCATATCTTTATTTATTTTGTCTAAAATTTATTTAAAAGAATAAAATAAAAAGAAGAAATCATCTCTAAAATCATATTTTTCATATGTTTAGAAACGATTTCCCTCTCTTTAATTTTTAATTTAACTATCAAAATCAAGAGCTCTATCTATCTCAATTCCCTTAATTTTTCTCTCAGTTCCTCTTTTGATTTCATTCCATTTAATTGGCATATTCTACTTCCTTCACCAAAAAATATGGTTACGGGAACACTAGTTATTCCAAACTCATAGGCTAAGTTTGGGTTTTCATCAACATTTACCTTGAATACTTTTATCTTTTCTTCTGTAGATATTGTTTCTAAAATAGGAAGTAACATCTTACAAGGACCACACCACTCTGTTACAAAATTAAGTATTACTAACTCCTCTTCACTATTCAAGTATTCAGAAAAAGTTGCGTCATTTAAGTTTATTAACCTATTCAATTCTTCCTCCTAATTTCTGATAATGTTCAAAACTCTTAATTTTAGTAGTCAGAAATTGTTTCTTTACATTGTACAATATTTTCAAAAAAAAGCCAAGCTTTAATTATATAATTTTGCTAAGATCTGGATTTTTCTAACTCCCTCTCTTACACCTTTTATCACTGCCACTGATTTTCCAGTATCACCTATCAATAGTGCCCCTACTAGAATCTCATTTTTAAAGAAAAATTTTCTATAGATATTTTTCTCTGCATTATAGTCTACAACTGTCTCACCTGAATCAGTTATATTTCCAATAGAAAGAAGTTGTGTATTCATTCCTTCAAAGCTAAGTGGTTGTATCTGCTCACTATAAATTTTTTCTTCACCACAAATATTAGCACCTACAATTTTTCCTTGTTCCATAGCTACTTGCCACAATCCTATTATCTTTCCATTATATTCAGCTATATCTCCACAAGCGTAGATATCTTTTATAGATGTTTCCATCTTCTCATTTACTATGATACCTCTATTTACAGCAATCTTAGTAGAAAGCATAAATTCTTTGTTTGGAGCAATACCAGCACTGATTATAACCAAATCAGCATCTAATTCAACTCCATTTTTCAACACTACTTTCTCTACACAATCGCTACCTGCAAATCCTTTAATCTCTACTCCTGTCATAATATTTACTCCAGAAGTTTTTATCAATTTTTCTAATAACTCACTACCTTTTTCATCCAATTGTCTTGGAAGAACTCTTGGCATAACTTCTAATACAGTTACATCTAAACCTAAATTTTTAAATCCCCAAGCAGCTTCAAGTCCTAAAACTCCTCCACCTATCACAACTACTTTTTTAGATTTTTTGGCTGTATCAATTATATCATAAGTTTCTGCCATCTCTCTTATAACTCTAACATTTTTTAGATCTTTATTTTCAAATGGTGGAACAAAACATCTAGCTCCACTAGCTATTACTAAAGAATCATAATTCAATCTTTTCCCACTAGCCAGCTCAACAAATTTCTCATCTGTTGCTACAGAGATAACCTCCTCTTCAAGTAGTAGTTTGATATTTCTCTCAGCATACCAACTCTCTTTTTTTATCAACATTCTCTCCATAGGAATCTCATTGTCTATTATCTCTGTTAATCTTGTTCTGTAATATGGTAGATATTTTTCTTTGGAAATTATTGTTATTCTAGCTTTTTTATTTCTACTAGAAACTGCATCTGCTGCATTTACAGCTGCAACTCCACCTCCAATTATTAATATATCCACCTCTTTTTCTATTGAGTTTTCTGATACCTCTACCTCTACCAATTCAAAAAGCTCCTGTCCAACTCCACATACTGGACAACTAGACGGTTTTTTGTCATAGTCAAATAATTCATCACAAACTGTACATCTCCACTTTTTTACTAACATAAAGTTCCCTCCATTTGAATTTAAGTATCATAATTTATTTTAATTTTATTTACAAACTACTTAACAATTCTTGCTTAATCTCTCTTCTCTTTCTCTTTCTGCTTGAGATTTATTTACATAAAAAGGCTCTAAAGTATATAGATTATCTTCAGTTCTTGTAATTGATAACTGTCCTGCTATTACAGCTCTTGGGATTGAGTTAGCTCTAGTAACTATTTTAGCATCTTCTCCTAAAATCTCTTTGATTATACTCTCATATGCTATAGCACCATCTCCACAAAAAATTGGAGTCTTTCCTTTTAAGTTTTCTAATAACTCTCTTATCTCCCCATCTTTATAGTCACTCACTCTTTTTAATTCACTATTTTTTTCATATATAGAGTAGTATACTCTCTCTTTTCTCGCATCTATTAATGATACAATCTCACCTTGAAATCCCTCTATATTATTAGCTAATAGATCTAGCTCATTTATTCCAACAATACTTTTTTCTGTTCCATAACATAAACCTTTAGCTACAGCCACTCCTATTCTTATTCCTGTAAACGATCCTGGTCCAACTGTTATAGCTATTCTATCCACATCATTTATAGTTAATTTTGTCATTTTAAATAGATTATCTATCATTGACATTATAACTGCTGAGTGATTTATCTTAACATATATATTTAACTCTCCTATCACTCCAATTTTATCATCATAAAGAGCTACACTTCCTATCTTTGTAGCTGTATCAATGGCTAAAACCAACATACTCCAACATCTCCTTATCTTTCATTTCATCTCCTATATACTGTAATTCCACTTCTCTAGTATTTTCAGTATGATAGTTTATTTTAATCTCAATATATTTTTTAGGAAGCTCACTCTCTATTATATTAGCCCATTCAATCAAAAGGACTCCATCACTATTTAAATAGTCCTCATAACCTATCTCATATATCTCCTCTGCTTCACCTAAACGATATACATCAAAGTGGTATAGTGGTAATCTTCCACTTAAATACTCTAATACATAGTTAAATGTTGGACTTTTTATCTGCTCCTTCACTCCCAAAGCTTTAGCAAATTTCTGTGAAAATGTAGTTTTTCCAGTTCCTAAATCACCTATAAGAGCTATCACTGTATTTTCACTAGAAAAATCAGCTAACTTCTCTGCTAATCTATCTAGCTCTTCAAAAGTGAGTATCTTATTCATCATTTCCTCCATCATCTTTAAATTGTATTTTATTTACTATATTAGTAGTTGATTTTCCCTCAACAAAGGACAAGATTCTAACTTCACCACCATTTTTCTCCACTGTAGCTGTCTCTGGTAGCTCCTCCTTTTTATAATCTCCTCCCTTTACATGTATTGAAGGCTTTATTTTCTCCAATGTCTCTATAGGTGTAAGTTCATCAAATATCAATGTAAAATCTACTGCTTTTAATCCTGATAGCATCTCAGCTCTATCAATCTCATTATTAATTGGTCTAGTTGGACCTTTTAACTTTCTTACTGAGCTATCTGAATTAACCCCTACAATTAATACATCCCCCTGTTTTTTAGCATCATTTAAATATCTTAAATGCCCTACATGTAAAATATCAAAACATCCATTTGTAAACACTACTTTTTTACCTTGAAGTTTTAACTCTTCTATCACTCTTGCAGCTGTTTCTCTGCTTAATATCATCTTTAACAACCTCCTGTTATCCAACT
This window contains:
- the tsaB gene encoding tRNA (adenosine(37)-N6)-threonylcarbamoyltransferase complex dimerization subunit type 1 TsaB, translated to MLVLAIDTATKIGSVALYDDKIGVIGELNIYVKINHSAVIMSMIDNLFKMTKLTINDVDRIAITVGPGSFTGIRIGVAVAKGLCYGTEKSIVGINELDLLANNIEGFQGEIVSLIDARKERVYYSIYEKNSELKRVSDYKDGEIRELLENLKGKTPIFCGDGAIAYESIIKEILGEDAKIVTRANSIPRAVIAGQLSITRTEDNLYTLEPFYVNKSQAEREREERLSKNC
- the recA gene encoding recombinase RecA, whose translation is MAVKKEEMSKEKALEQALTKITKDFGEGSIMKLGSNLNMEIDVISTGSLNIDIALGVNGVPKGRIVEIYGAESSGKTTIALHVVAQAQKNNGIVAYIDAEHALDPEYAKVLGVNVDELLISQPDYGEQALEIADMLVRSGAVDLIVIDSVAALVPKAEIDGEMSDQQMGLQARLMSKALRKLTGSLNKSKTTMIFINQIRDKIGSFGFGPQTTTTGGKALKFYASVRMEVKKVGSVKQGDEIIGNETVVKITKNKVAPPFKEANFQIMYGKGITRVGEIFELALDNDIVSKSGAWFSFGDIRLGQGKENVKNRLEEEKELFKMIEEKVLEILKNGEAKKKKIVVEDSETEEIESEN
- a CDS encoding FAD-dependent oxidoreductase, encoding MLVKKWRCTVCDELFDYDKKPSSCPVCGVGQELFELVEVEVSENSIEKEVDILIIGGGVAAVNAADAVSSRNKKARITIISKEKYLPYYRTRLTEIIDNEIPMERMLIKKESWYAERNIKLLLEEEVISVATDEKFVELASGKRLNYDSLVIASGARCFVPPFENKDLKNVRVIREMAETYDIIDTAKKSKKVVVIGGGVLGLEAAWGFKNLGLDVTVLEVMPRVLPRQLDEKGSELLEKLIKTSGVNIMTGVEIKGFAGSDCVEKVVLKNGVELDADLVIISAGIAPNKEFMLSTKIAVNRGIIVNEKMETSIKDIYACGDIAEYNGKIIGLWQVAMEQGKIVGANICGEEKIYSEQIQPLSFEGMNTQLLSIGNITDSGETVVDYNAEKNIYRKFFFKNEILVGALLIGDTGKSVAVIKGVREGVRKIQILAKLYN
- the tsaE gene encoding tRNA (adenosine(37)-N6)-threonylcarbamoyltransferase complex ATPase subunit type 1 TsaE — encoded protein: MNKILTFEELDRLAEKLADFSSENTVIALIGDLGTGKTTFSQKFAKALGVKEQIKSPTFNYVLEYLSGRLPLYHFDVYRLGEAEEIYEIGYEDYLNSDGVLLIEWANIIESELPKKYIEIKINYHTENTREVELQYIGDEMKDKEMLEYVGFSH
- the rfaE2 gene encoding D-glycero-beta-D-manno-heptose 1-phosphate adenylyltransferase: MILSRETAARVIEELKLQGKKVVFTNGCFDILHVGHLRYLNDAKKQGDVLIVGVNSDSSVRKLKGPTRPINNEIDRAEMLSGLKAVDFTLIFDELTPIETLEKIKPSIHVKGGDYKKEELPETATVEKNGGEVRILSFVEGKSTTNIVNKIQFKDDGGNDE
- a CDS encoding sugar permease, which produces MYMNFLKKYSLWVFSIFVNSFGNCLLIKSNIGSGPWIAASMGIARSSHLQIGVCTIILNFLVYIPIIIISKKFNLFRLIGSFFVAYIFGIFLDMFLNLFSTISFENYLLRILIFLIGDTVLSAGISVYLRLNIALNPFDQFLQTVNEYLISDIKKANLVYLGVPLILAISFGIYNGFDFTGIGIGTLIMFLFNGVFIKFFHKRISIPSEILFPRRYIQKH
- the thrS gene encoding threonine--tRNA ligase, with amino-acid sequence MKAILPSGDVKEFEGEVNLFTIAKSISNSLAKKSVAAKVNDELVDMSTLLNGEAKVEFITPDTEDGEEVIRHSTAHLMAQAVVRLFPGTKVAIGPAIENGFYYDFDPKVQFTEEDLAKIEAEMKKIVKENEKIERIMMTREDAIKHFEELGEEYKVEIIKEIAQGEMLSFYKQGEFMDLCRGPHVPSTSYLKAFKLKSVAGAYWRGDSNNKMLQRIYGFAFSDEKKLKDYLTLLEEAEKRDHRKLGKELELFFMSEYGPGFPIFLPKGMAIRNTLINLWKREHTLAGYTEIMTPIMLNKELWETSGHWFNYRENMYTSTIDETEFAIKPMNCPGGVITYKHQLHSYKDLPIRCGELGTVHRHEFSGALHGLMRVRCFTQDDAHIFMTPEQIESEIIGVVNLIDKFYSKLFGFEYHIELSTKPEKAIGSDEIWEKAESALAGALDKIGKPYKLNPGDGAFYGPKLDFKIKDAIGRTWQCGTIQLDFNLPERFDISYIGEDGEKHRPVMIHRVVYGSIERFIGILIEHYAGAFPLWLAPTQVKLLTISDETVPYAKEIYNILLEKGIRVELDDRAESIGYKIREANGKYKVPVQLIIGKNEVENREVNVRRRGSQEQVSMKLDEFVNMIVAEAEVKFDK
- a CDS encoding thioredoxin domain-containing protein; translation: MNRLINLNDATFSEYLNSEEELVILNFVTEWCGPCKMLLPILETISTEEKIKVFKVNVDENPNLAYEFGITSVPVTIFFGEGSRICQLNGMKSKEELREKLRELR
- the galE gene encoding UDP-glucose 4-epimerase GalE; translation: MKNILVTGGAGYIGSHAVAELLDSGYEVVVVDSLENGFIELVDKRAKFYQGNVQDSSIMDTIFSENKIDAVMHFAGYIKVPESVVEPNKYYLNNTYTVMCLIESMRKHNVKNIVFSSTAAVYGDVKEPEPVEETHSTLPINPYGMSKLMSERIIMDSAAAYGLNYSIFRYFNVGGAHEKHNIGQKGEGITALIPLILKAAKGDIPKLSIYGNDFDTKDGTGIRDYIHVVDLVRAHILSLNKLAENKSNIYNLGNGNGFSVLEMLNSAKEVTKIDIPAEFTGRRAGDPPCVIASSKKAVAELNWKPVYTDVKDIIRTAWEWNLRNKI